Proteins encoded within one genomic window of Pongo pygmaeus isolate AG05252 chromosome 18, NHGRI_mPonPyg2-v2.0_pri, whole genome shotgun sequence:
- the PLA2G10 gene encoding group 10 secretory phospholipase A2, whose amino-acid sequence MGPLPVCLPIMLLLPLPSLLLLLGPGPGTGEASRTLHVHRRGILELAGTVGCVGPRTPIAYMKYGCFCGLGGHGQPRDAIDWCCHGHDCCYTRAEEAGCSPKTERYSWQCVNQSVLCGPAENKCQELLCKCDQEIANCLAQTEYNLKYLFYPQFLCEPDSPKCD is encoded by the exons ATGGGGCCGCTACCTGTGTGCCTGCCAATCATGCTGCTCCTGCCGCTGCcgtcgctgctgctgctgcttggaCCTGGCCCCGGGACCGGTGAGG CCTCCAGGACATTACATGTGCACCGGCGTGGGATCCTGGAACTGGCAGGAACTGTGGGTTGTGTTGGTCCCCGAACCCCCATCGCCTATATGAAATATGGTTGCTTTTGTGGCTTGGGAGGCCATGGCCAGCCCCGTGATGCCATTGACTG GTGCTGCCATGGCCACGACTGTTGTTACACTCGAGCTGAAGAGGCCGGCTGCAGCCCCAAGACAGAGCGCTACTCCTGGCAGTGCGTCAATCAGAGCGTCCTGTGCG GACCGGCAGAGAACAAATGCCAAGAACTCTTGTGCAAGTGTGACCAGGAGATTGCTAACTGCTTAGCCCAAACTGAGTACAACTTAAAGTACCTCTTCTACCCCCAGTTCCTATGTGAGCCGGACTCGCCCAAGTGTGACTGA